A genomic stretch from Asterias rubens chromosome 7, eAstRub1.3, whole genome shotgun sequence includes:
- the LOC117292498 gene encoding E3 ubiquitin-protein ligase RBBP6-like, protein MSSVHYKFKSSIEYDTVTFDGLSISLADLKKAICAQKKITRAEFDLQITNAQNREEYISNDDLIPKNASVVVVRVPIGGLRANITAEPTRTDGQQKPGEDATRLTVDQLKKTHDIANANASEADKIQAALYQSYHDYDPSKFERYGRYGGGGNIRPSQNYTCNRCRKPGHFIRDCPVRGPPPEPGRPAYSNPRFPRVSTGIPREFMQTVQDPSTKGAKLTSSGHYAVPKIDYNAYQTIKKEKHPFLKSNSPEHEEEKVEIPEQLLCPLCSNLMTDSVLIPCCGESFCDECIRNYLLETDDHECPTCKETDVSPNSLIPNKALRQNAMDFQNETGFVKKIVQKPRRRPVKPVSPPPPPPPPPRTQPKPAPVSSVSTVVTNSKPDVDQPKQQVPVLERRPYTPRLSAPRMNGPRPQSDYQPRHSMNNQPRHPMDGHGGGPRYPSPRYQGPPSNHQGPRPSYDNRPPPGHHGGPPPNMGPHVPPPPSHQGPPHQGPPQQGPPHQGPPHQGPPHQGPRHQGPRHQGPPHQGPPHQGPPHQGPPHQGPPSGPPHQGPPHPGPPHQGPPHQGPPNQGPPRQGPPHQGPPHQGPPHQGPPHQGPPHQGPPHQGHPPRGPHPRGPPRGPPQQQPRFQGPPQQGPPRGPSPRGPPPPRPPYNHQHPPFQGPPGSGLLPPRPQGPPQRHPGPPPQHGGPPPPQGPPSASQPNYQGPPQPLPPPHQQGPPPPNQGPPNQGPPSGAPPPNMPPAPITGPAPPMVPGPHPLQGSPIIEGIPPPDLALPPTVPPFVPAGPGTRPLTEQEFYEEKMRLKHEEPKKLDPMDAFAQELMEYKRNPKQRKPSPSRSRSSRSSSHSSWSSFSSSRSRSSSPSGSRGRSRSRSRSRSRNKVKRRSRSRSISKPRQRRRTRSRSRDNKRRQPVQRSRSPRQRSRSRHRSLSPRRQRRSRSRSFPRIRAPLRPKPYVQRRSPNRPRSPRPFFNQRSPRYQRDHSPFPRYDPRFDQRFDPQQPPAMHSYPPPLMLPAHPEEHFPPQRFPEERFPRYDQPYNPDFNGRPDFRPDFRPDFRPDMRPDMRPHAQYPDAHDEQYNMYRNQYPDGYPDMPPLAPGDPHDAPFDRQSWERQNHSPFRESDSRPHRTSRERDRHRRGDGERSKDKEVKERDRNKENVDKRRSQEKGKSRDRSRERDKHERDRSRERDRSRERDKHERDKSRETEKSKEREERKDKDREWSKAKEKGRERKHSSSKHKRKHKHKEDKPDDKQTAKIEDKNDDKGKTVDKENANVVEENSDALKKMKSPKHKKTKKSKKSDSEAKNVGEDKDGTKVKKEKKNKDEKKKKKRKVGAKSESGTEQPSNLDEPKAKKAKIDGDKEQIKKSKKEGKKTKKTKLPKTLNKENQLETDISKKSAIIADYSSTSSVGGSPAPLKTVLDSSTTDLIKTEIKEESVEDERLVVQARGHRASTDWGNPSDQLESKLPPGKLSDGSMKPKEEPMETGESTPSKDVDTESKDIKSEAQSPVHKTENTPQESDDKKLLTPKLERNISMQSDDANSDLITVTVPVSRWDKDEYESEPSPGPSAAQTPKTLLDLEHSEETFEPDYEEELDIEKETTKPVEGEKKSESFSDVKKGPVKERKPSSSKDRRSPAKDKKDKKVKENKTSPPRKRRISPIRAPSSPRPKKTSPVRTSSSPKAKDRKHSPVPAKKRSPTRERKSSPAHIKRSSPSRERHRSPSREQTRMRSPSREVRISPARNRRHGSPVRERWVPTNREKGSQGRDRRESPPRERGSQGRDRRESPPRERGSQVRDRRESPPRERGSQVRDRRESPPRDRGSQVRDRRESPPHDRGSQVRDRRDSPPRERGSQVRDRRESPPRDRGSQVRDRRDSPPRDRRPSPTRERTHIPIRDRRGSPSRERRRSPVQERRHSPVREINTRERRASPGRDRRNSPSRERYLSPKREARLSPSRDRKQSPERRRRVSPVVEKMESKSRKARSPSKSSSSSSSSEEEESSSSSSEESSPSRSPSKERSSKKKHKKHRKHKKHKKTSKKSKKVSSHKHKHKKSKKKKSKQKE, encoded by the exons GGTGAAGATGCTACTAGATTGACGGTTGACCAACTCAAGAAG ACTCATGATATTGCCAATGCTAACGCTTCTGAAGCTGACAAAATCCAGGCTGCTCTGTACCAGTCTTATCATGACTACGACCCTTCAAA ATTTGAGCGATATGGTAGATATGGTGGTGGAGGTAATATCCGTCCCAGCCAGAACTACACATGTAATCGATGTCGTAAGCCAGGTCACTTCATCCGGGACTGTCCAGTCAGAGGGCCGCCGCCG GAACCTGGACGTCCAGCTTACTCCAACCCACGCTTCCCCAGAGTCAGCACAGGAATCCCAAGAGAGTTTATGCAAACTGTTCAGGACCCCTCCACCAAAGGAGCCAAGCTAACAAGCTCGGGTCACTATGCCGTGCCCAAAATAGACTA CAACGCCTACCAGACCATCAAGAAGGAGAAACATCCTTTCTTGAAGAGCAACTCCCCAGAGCATGAGGAGGAAAAGGTCGAAATCCCTGAGCAGTTATTGTGTCCACTATGCAGTAATCTCATGACTGACTCAGTGCTGATTCCATGCTGTGGAGAAAGCTTCTGTGATGAAT GTATCAGGAACTATCTGCTGGAGACTGACGACCATGAATGTCCGACCTGCAAAGAGACTGATGTGTCACCAAACTCCCTCATCCCCAACAAAGCTCTCAGACAG AACGCCATGGATTTCCAAAACGAGACGGGTTTCGTCAAGAAGATTGTTCAGAAACCTCGACGTCGTCCAGTGAAGCCTGTGTCCCCGCCACCGCcacctccccctcccccacGTACCCAGCCCAAGCCTGCACCTGTGTCATCAGTGTCCACAGTTGTGACAAACTCCAAGCCGGATGTAGACCAG CCCAAGCAACAAGTACCTGTTCTTGAGAGAAGACCATACACACCAAGATTGAGTGCGCCAAGAATGAATGGCCCAAGACCTCAGTCGGACTACCAACCTAGACACAGCATGAACAATCAGCCAAGACATCCAATGGATGGTCATGGCGGTGGTCCAAGATACCCCAGCCCCAGATACCAAGGTCCACCATCTAATCATCAAGGCCCAAGGCCCAGCTATGACAACAGGCCACCTCCTGGACACCATGGTGGACCCCCTCCAAACATGGGACCACATGTTCCCCCTCCACCTTCACACCAAGGACCCCCTCACCAAGGCCCTCCGCAGCAAGGACCCCCGCATCAAGGACCTCCGCACCAAGGACCCCCACATCAAGGACCTCGACACCAAGGTCCTCGGCACCAAGGCCCTCCACACCAAGGCCCACCACACCAAGGCCCACCTCATCAAGGCCCTCCCCATCAAGGACCTCCATCAGGTCCCCCACACCAAGGCCCTCCACATCCAGGCCCCCCACACCAAGGGCCTCCACACCAAGGCCCACCCAATCAGGGCCCACCTCGTCAGGGCCCACCTCATCAAGGCCCGCCTCATCAAGGCCCCCCACATCAAGGTCCCCCTCATCAAGGTCCCCCTCATCAAGGTCCCCCGCACCAAGGTCACCCTCCTAGAGGGCCCCATCCAAGAGGCCCACCAAGAGGCCCACCACAGCAGCAGCCACGATTCCAAGGACCTCCACAGCAAGGTCCACCTCGTGGCCCATCACCTCGAGGCCCGCCGCCCCCAAGACCTCCTTATAATCACCAGCACCCTCCTTTCCAAGGACCCCCTGGGTCAGGCCTCCTACCACCTCGCCCCCAAGGCCCTCCACAGCGTCACCCTGGTCCCCCACCACAACATGGAGGCCCACCGCCACCTCAAGGTCCGCCATCGGCATCGCAACCAAACTACCAGGGACCGCCTCAACCCTTGCCTCCGCCTCACCAACAAGGGCCGCCACCACCGAACCAGGGACCACCAAACCAGGGACCACCATCGGGTGCACCACCTCCAAACATGCCTCCTGCTCCCATAACAGGACCTGCACCACCCATGGTTCCTGGTCCACATCCACTACAAGGTTCTCCAATCATTGAAGGGATTCCACCTCCTGACCTGGCACTACCTCCGACTGTACCTCCTTTTGTACCAGCTGGACCTGGAACTAGGCCCCTGACGGAGCAGGAATTCTACGAGGAGAAAATGAGACTTAA acATGAAGAACCTAAAAAACTAGACCCCATGGATGCATTTGCACAAGAGCTGATGGAGTACAAACGCAACCCAAAACAAAGAAAGCCTTCCCCATCTCGCAGTAGGTCATCTCGTTCCAGTAGCCACTCCTCCTGGTCAAGCTTCTCGAGCTCAAGATCAAGGTCCTCATCTCCATCCGGCTCTAGGGGCAGATCTAGGTCTAGGTCCAGATCGCGATCTCGGAACAAAGTCAAACGAAGATCTCGATCGCGCTCGATATCAAAACCAAGACAACGTCGAAGAACGCGGTCCAGGTCAAGAGACAACAAGCGAAGGCAGCCAGTGCAGAGATCTCGGTCGCCGCGGCAAAGATCTCGCTCCCGGCACCGTTCTCTGTCTCCTCGTAGACAGCGGCGATCAAGATCACGCTCCTTTCCTAGAATACGAGCTCCACTCAGACCCAAGCCATACGTGCAGAGACGGTCTCCTAATAGACCCAGATCACCCCGTCCATTTTTCAATCAGAGATCTCCTCGTTACCAACGAGACCATTCTCCATTTCCTCGTTACGACCCACGCTTCGATCAACGATTTGACCCCCAACAACCTCCTGCTATGCATTCCTACCCGCCACCACTTATGCTACCAGCCCATCCTGAGGAGCACTTTCCTCCTCAGCGTTTCCCGGAGGAAAGATTTCCGAGATATGATCAACCTTACAACCCAGACTTTAATGGAAGACCAGATTTCAGACCTGACTTCCGACCAGATTTTAGACCTGACATGAGACCTGATATGAGACCACATGCACAGTACCCAGATGCTCATGATGAACAATATAATATGTATAGAAACCAGTACCCCGACGGCTATCCAGATATGCCACCTCTTGCCCCAGGCGATCCACATGATGCACCATTTGACAGACAATCGTGGGAGCGTCAAAACCACTCACCGTTTCGAGAATCAGATTCCAGACCTCATCGAACAAGCCGAGAAAGAGACAGGCATAGAAGAGGTGATGGGGAGAGATCGAAGGATAAGGAGGTCAAAGAAAGAGATAGAAATAAGGAAAATGTTGATAAGAGGAGGAGCCAAGAAAAAGGTAAAAGTCGAGATCGGAGCAGGGAAAGAGACAAGCATGAAAGAGACAGGAGCAGGGAAAGAGACAGGAGCAGGGAAAGAGACAAGCATGAAAGAGACAAAAGTAGAGAGACGGAGAAATCCAAGGAAAGAGAGGAAAGGAAAGACAAAGACAGAGAGTGGAGCAAAGCTAAGGAAAAGGGACGTGAGCGAAAACATTCAAGCTCAAAACACAAACGGAAGCACAAGCACAAAGAGGATAAACCAGATGACAAACAGACTGCTAAGATTGAAGACAAAAATGATGACAAGGGAAAGACAGTTGATAAAGAGAATGCCAACGTCGTGGAGGAAAACTCGGACGCTCTCAAAAAGATGAAATctcctaagcacaaaaaaacaaagaagagtAAGAAATCGGACTCCGAAGCCAAGAATGTTGGCGAGGACAAAGATGGCACTAAGGttaagaaggagaagaagaataaggatgaaaagaaaaagaagaaaagaaaggttGGTGCCAAATCAGAATCCGGTACGGAGCAACCATCAAACTTGGACGAACCCAAAGCAAAGAAAGCCAAGATTGATGGTGACAaggaacaaataaaaaaatcaaagaaggAGGGCAAGAAGACTAAGAAAACTAAGTTGCCTAAGACTCTAAATAAGGAGAACCAATTAGAGACGgatatttcaaaaaaatcaGCCATCATAGCGGATTACTCGAGCACAAGCTCAGTGGGCGGCAGCCCTGCCCCGCTAAAAACTGTTCTGGATTCCTCAACCACTGACTTGATAAAGACAGAAATCAAAGAAGAATCAGTTGAAGATGAGAGGCTTGTCGTCCAAGCAAGAGGGCACAGAGCCTCAACCGATTGGGGAAATCCTTCTGATCAGCTCGAAAGTAAATTGCCTCCTGGTAAACTTTCTGACGGATCTATGAAACCAAAGGAAGAGCCCATGGAGACGGGGGAATCGACTCCAAGTAAAGACGTGGACACAGAATCAAAAGATATAAAATCAGAGGCTCAAAGCCCAGTTCACAAAACTGAAAACACTCCTCAGGAAAGTGACGATAAAAAGTTATTGACGCCTAAACTTGAGAGGAATATCAGCATGCAATCAGATGACGCTAACAGTGATCTAATCACTGTGACAGTCCCTGTATCACGGTGGGACAAGGACGAGTATGAATCAGAGCCATCACCAGGACCATCAGCTGCCCAGACACCAAAGACGCTGCTCGACTTGGAACACAGCGAAGAAACCTTTGAGCCAGATTATGAAGAAGAATTGGACATAGAGAAAGAGACTACAAAACCAGTTGAAGGCGAAAAGAAATCTGAAAGTTTCTCAGATGTGAAGAAGGGCCCTGTTAAAGAAAGGAAACCCAGCTCCAGCAAGGACCGAAGAAGTCCAGCAAAGGACAAAAAGGACAAAAAggtgaaggaaaacaaaacaagcccaccaagaaaaagaagaattaGCCCTATCAGAGCTCCATCAAGCCCTCGACCGAAAAAGACCAGCCCTGTTAGAACTTCATCGAGTCCTAAGGCAAAAGACAGAAAACACAGTCCAGTGCCGGCTAAGAAACGAAGCCCAACAAGAGAGAGAAAGAGCAGTCCTGCACATATCAAAAGAAGCAGTCCAAGCCGAGAAAGACACAGGAGCCCGTCAAGGGAACAGACAAGGATGCGTAGCCCCAGTAGAGAAGTTAGAATCAGTCCTGCTAGAAACAGACGACATGGAAGCCCAGTGAGGGAGAGATGGGTTCCAACAAACCGAGAAAAAGGGAGTCAAGGTAGAGATCGCAGAGAAAGTCCACCTCGAGAAAGGGGGAGTCAGGGTAGAGATCGCAGAGAAAGCCCACCCCGAGAAAGGGGAAGTCAAGTTAGAGATCGCAGAGAAAGCCCACCCCGAGAAAGGGGAAGTCAAGTTAGAGATCGCAGAGAAAGCCCACCTCGTGACCGGGGAAGTCAAGTTAGAGATCGCAGAGAAAGCCCACCTCATGACAGGGGAAGTCAAGTTAGAGATCGCAGAGATAGCCCACCTCGAGAAAGGGGAAGTCAAGTTAGAGATCGCAGAGAAAGCCCACCTCGTGACAGGGGAAGTCAAGTTAGAGATCGCAGAGATAGCCCACCTCGAGACAGAAGACCAAGTCCAACCAGAGAGAGAACCCATATCCCTATCAGAGACAGAAGAGGCAGCCCAAGTAGAGAAAGACGGCGAAGTCCAGTACAGGAGAGACGACATAGTCCTGTTCGGGAGATAAACACCAGAGAAAGAAGGGCAAGTCCGGGAAGAGATCGTAGAAACAGTCCTTCTAGGGAACGGTATTTAAGTCCCAAGCGAGAGGCAAGATTAAGCCCTTCAAGGGATCGGAAGCAGAGCCCAGAGCGGCGTAGGAGAGTCAGTCCAGTTGTAGAGAAGATGGAATCCAAGAGCCGGAAGGCGAGGAGTCCTAGCAAGAGCTCaagcagcagcagtagcagcGAGGAAGAAGAGAGTTCAAGCAGCTCCAGCGAGGAGAgtagcccaagccgaagccccaGCAAGGAAAGGAGCTCAAAGAAGAAACACAAGAAACACCGAAAGCACAAGAAACATAAGAAGACTAGTAAGAAGTCCAAAAAGGTATCTTCAcataaacacaaacacaaaaagagcaagaagaagaagagtaaACAAAAGGAGTAA
- the LOC117292718 gene encoding cytochrome c oxidase assembly protein COX11, mitochondrial-like, which translates to MTTMANFAGQLGRLWTVNAPFTITRCLTQLSTRNLSGLCRTGMAPSCSHNAATTRTKMFQNLSKSNLLSTTQSNVNTSGPFRFCHTLRNMHPKGPTPSLLLASELRYSRTVHRNGFLALFGMRTASLQCRRLISSGQRDAWKRRNRSGMLYATAMVVLVVGFSYAAVPLYSVFCQATGLGGQITQGHNIDLVEDMVPVRGRPISIRFNADTAASMQWNFRPQQLEIKVVPGETALAFYSALNPMDKPITGISTYNVVPFEAGQYFNKIQCFCFEEQRLNPHEQVDMPVFFYIDPEFAEDPKMAKVDTITLSYTFFEAKEGLVLPDPFTKPNEVST; encoded by the exons ATGACAACAATGGCTAATTTTGCAGGTCAACTGGGTCGTCTCTGGACTGTCAATGCCCCCTTTACCATCACAAGATGTCTGACACAGCTGAGCACACGCAATCTATCTGGACTCTGCAGAACTGGAATGGCACCTTCATGTTCGCATAATGCAGCTACTACCAGAACTAAAATGTTTCAAAACCTTAGCAAATCAAATTTACTTTCTACTACACAAAGCAATGTGAACACTTCTGGACCTTTTCGTTTCTGTCACACATTACGGAACATGCACCCAAAAGGTCCCACACCCAGCTTGCTGTTGGCGTCCGAGTTGAGATATTCAAGGACGGTGCATAGAAATGGATTTTTGGCTTTGTTTGGAATGAGAACAGCATCGTTACAGTGTCGACGTTTGATTTCCAGCGGGCAGAGGGATGCTTGGAAACGACGCAATCGTTCAGGGATGCTCTATGCAACAGCTATGGTTGTTTTGGTTGTTGGTTTTTCATATGCTGCTGTACCTCTCTATTCTGTTTTCTGTCAG GCTACTGGCCTCGGGGGTCAGATCACACAGGGTCATAACATTGACCTAGTTGAAGACATGGTACCCGTCCGCGGTCGGCCAATATCCATCCGATTCAATGCCGACACAGCAGCCAGCATGCAGTGGAACTTTAGACCACAGCAGTTGGAAATCAAG GTTGTGCCAGGAGAAACAGCCCTCGCCTTCTACTCTGCACTCAACCCCATGGACAAACCAATTACAGGCATCTCTACTTACAATGTGGTGCCGTTTGAAGCGGGACAATATTTCAACAAGATCCAATGCTTCTGCTTTGAAGAACAGAGATTGAACCCACATGAGCAG GTTGACATGCCAGTGTTTTTCTACATTGATCCTGAATTTGCTGAGGATCCTAAGATGGCCAAGGTTGACACTATCACTCTCTCCTATACATTCTTTGAGGCAAAGGAAGGACTTGTCTTGCCCGATCCATTCACCAAGCCAAATGAAGTGTCAACATGA